A single genomic interval of Lasioglossum baleicum unplaced genomic scaffold, iyLasBale1 scaffold1094, whole genome shotgun sequence harbors:
- the LOC143220508 gene encoding uncharacterized protein LOC143220508, whose amino-acid sequence MENDNTENYDPFKTNSKTDEDEGNISNVRRRRTRRRFLISSDSENEEEASEIAMDGTVGQELKIGSNPGRAPGHIFTETSGPIGYSKRNTMKGEVRTTVSVIIDKNIIEHIRKCTEAEAFRVLGYKWEQSTAMLYAFFAIMYARGASVAKDIGIALLWK is encoded by the coding sequence ATGGAAAATGacaatacggaaaattatgatcCATTTAAAACCAACTCGAAGACGGATGAGGATGAAGGGAATATTTCGAACGTTCGTAGACGACGAACGAGAAGGAGATTTTTAATTAGTTCCGATAGTGAGAATGAGGAAGAGGCAAGCGAAATTGCGATGGACGGAACTGTAGGGCAGGAATTAAAAATAGGGTCTAATCCTGGAAGAGCACCTGGTCATATTTTTACGGAAACATCAGGCCCGATTGGGTACAGTAAACGTAATACTATGAAAGGCGAAGTTAGGACGACAGTTTCTGTGAtaattgataaaaatataatcGAACATATAAGAAAGTGCACAGAAGCAGAGGCATTCAGAGTGTTGGGATATAAATGGGAACAGTCTACAGCAATGTTAtatgcattttttgcaattatgtatGCACGCGGCGCATCTGTGGCTAAGGATATAGGTATAGCACTTCTATGGAAATGA